In Terriglobia bacterium, a single genomic region encodes these proteins:
- a CDS encoding CGGC domain-containing protein produces the protein MKIGIIICNRYRTCAGGKCFRALQAREGAFRLYEGRDVTLVGYTTCDGCPGGNVEYAPEEMKKNGAEVVHLATGVVVGYPPCPHIDDFCKFIDKRYEIRAVVGTHPIPQKYFLTHDALGTWESPEWRERIKHVVEDEAIRLRYD, from the coding sequence GTGAAGATTGGAATCATAATCTGCAATCGTTACCGTACGTGCGCTGGGGGGAAGTGCTTCAGGGCACTACAGGCTCGTGAAGGAGCATTCCGCCTATACGAAGGCCGAGATGTAACGCTCGTGGGCTACACCACGTGTGACGGATGTCCAGGCGGAAATGTAGAGTACGCTCCGGAGGAAATGAAAAAGAACGGAGCGGAGGTCGTGCATTTAGCCACCGGTGTGGTCGTCGGATACCCTCCTTGTCCGCACATCGACGACTTCTGCAAATTCATCGACAAACGCTACGAGATTCGGGCGGTCGTCGGCACCCATCCGATTCCCCAGAAGTATTTCCTGACTCACGATGCACTGGGAACTTGGGAATCTCCGGAATGGCGGGAGAGGATCAAGCATGTCGTCGAAGACGAGGCCATACGGCTTCGATACGATTAA